The following coding sequences lie in one Nitrospirota bacterium genomic window:
- the hpnI gene encoding bacteriohopanetetrol glucosamine biosynthesis glycosyltransferase HpnI: MIETILVLLIAGGSLYQLFSLFCIVSFFGPGITAQEEDTALPAVSLLKPLCGTDPELEKNIRSFCDQDYPEYEVLLGFTDPDDSGLPVAREHARSPECMLRVVVSSGTLGTNRKVSNLQGLAEAAQYPLLAISDSDMRAERTYLRRIIEEYRAGRRRGSNVGLVTSLYKISDPRTPGAALESLTLALDFIPAVLAVERMEGVTFGLGASMLLSKQALEEVGGFPAIANHLADDYQIGNRLSKKGYAVVLSKYVLEDIAGPMRIDDHVTHQLRWARTYRACRPKGYWGYGVTYIVPLALLLLAVEGPTPRALLLFGGTLALRLLTAFAVYRRIIRAQRWLRWLPLIPLKDILSFGIWFRSLWGNTVRWRGATFRVVKDGLIEPLPERR; the protein is encoded by the coding sequence ATGATCGAGACTATTCTGGTGCTGCTCATTGCAGGCGGGAGCCTTTACCAGCTCTTTTCGCTCTTCTGCATCGTCTCTTTCTTCGGGCCCGGGATCACCGCGCAGGAAGAGGACACCGCGCTTCCCGCAGTATCCCTGCTGAAGCCCCTCTGCGGCACGGACCCGGAGCTGGAGAAGAACATAAGGAGCTTCTGCGATCAGGACTATCCCGAATACGAAGTGCTCCTCGGATTTACCGACCCCGATGACAGCGGCCTGCCCGTTGCACGAGAGCACGCGCGCTCTCCGGAATGCATGCTCCGCGTTGTCGTAAGCTCCGGGACTCTCGGAACGAACCGCAAAGTATCCAACCTGCAGGGCCTCGCAGAGGCGGCGCAGTATCCGCTCCTGGCGATCAGCGACAGCGACATGAGAGCAGAGCGTACGTACCTTCGGCGGATCATTGAAGAATACCGGGCCGGCCGCCGGCGCGGGAGCAACGTCGGGCTGGTAACTTCACTCTACAAGATTTCCGATCCCCGCACCCCCGGCGCCGCTCTCGAGTCGCTCACGCTCGCCCTCGATTTCATACCCGCCGTGCTCGCGGTAGAACGCATGGAAGGGGTCACCTTCGGCCTGGGCGCTTCGATGCTCCTCTCGAAGCAGGCCCTCGAGGAGGTCGGGGGCTTCCCGGCCATCGCCAACCACCTCGCCGACGACTACCAGATCGGCAACCGCTTATCGAAAAAGGGGTACGCCGTCGTCCTCTCGAAGTACGTGCTCGAAGACATTGCGGGCCCGATGCGCATTGACGATCATGTCACCCATCAGCTCAGATGGGCGCGCACCTACCGGGCGTGCAGGCCGAAGGGTTACTGGGGGTACGGCGTCACCTATATCGTCCCCCTCGCCCTCCTGCTCCTCGCGGTCGAGGGGCCGACGCCTCGCGCGCTCTTGCTGTTCGGCGGGACCCTGGCGCTGAGACTGCTTACGGCGTTTGCGGTCTATCGGCGCATCATCCGCGCTCAGCGATGGCTGCGGTGGCTTCCGCTCATTCCGCTGAAGGATATACTGAGCTTCGGCATCTGGTTCCGGAGCCTCTGGGGGAATACGGTTCGCTGGAGAGGAGCGACGTTCCGCGTAGTAAAGGATGGATTGATCGAGCCGCTCCCCGAACGGCGCTGA
- a CDS encoding S41 family peptidase, translating into MRRGSTPLSRTTFSASAVQHCPFKTSPLSVPRSEALVLDLRDSPGGLFDQAIDRSDQFMRKGALVATLGGR; encoded by the coding sequence ATCCGTAGGGGTTCAACTCCCCTCTCTCGCACCACTTTCAGCGCCTCTGCTGTTCAGCATTGTCCGTTCAAAACATCCCCTCTTTCAGTCCCGAGATCGGAGGCTCTCGTGCTCGATCTCCGCGATAGCCCCGGCGGACTGTTCGATCAGGCTATCGATAGAAGCGATCAATTCATGAGGAAGGGGGCCCTTGTGGCGACCCTCGGGGGAAGGTAA
- a CDS encoding DUF4912 domain-containing protein, with translation MRKQNLAAKTMAELRTMAKKAGVAARSSWKKEDFIKALAAKQSPTRKAAKKAAKPKPAPAKAPKKSPAKKSVKVAAKAPQKKAAKAKAPSKAAPASRDRKKKPAAKQPPKAAPRPALKAKAPAAPKKTERSRPKEKAAPRAARKPAPKAGASSKAPRTGPRAAPATGQWPMEKLTVAELKALAQALKVPLKSGYRKADIIKALRMPKTPAKIPLGKGVSGRKRVSSALKDRKEPAPALRKGKPARAAAAGKAAGMTAPRVLRKPASVKKEPLFRELPKLMEKPPVEAPLPRSGEDKIVTMTVTPRRLYLYWEVSEETVARRPGNLNIKIVEMKKGDAFYLPVDERIGEYFVTVSPEGEYTAEIGVIDRKGEFVTMIPQQKGRPLVATTPPERMAEPPKRRIAVKAAPEPEARPVGGPPEPAAGEREKGPAPVRPRPADEAGEAAGLPAEFFALAVSVSSGAAVARRPRRRPQREEKAARAEGLPEEFFVIPEGISSY, from the coding sequence ATGAGAAAGCAGAACCTTGCTGCAAAGACTATGGCCGAGCTCAGGACTATGGCTAAAAAGGCGGGGGTCGCTGCCAGGAGCTCGTGGAAAAAAGAGGATTTCATAAAGGCCCTGGCAGCGAAACAATCTCCGACACGAAAGGCGGCAAAGAAGGCGGCCAAGCCGAAGCCAGCGCCCGCGAAAGCGCCGAAGAAATCTCCGGCAAAGAAGAGCGTCAAGGTCGCCGCCAAAGCCCCGCAGAAGAAAGCCGCAAAGGCGAAAGCTCCTTCGAAGGCAGCTCCGGCCTCACGAGATAGAAAGAAGAAGCCCGCGGCCAAACAGCCGCCCAAAGCCGCTCCCCGGCCTGCGCTCAAGGCAAAGGCGCCGGCGGCTCCCAAGAAGACCGAGCGGAGCCGTCCGAAAGAGAAAGCTGCCCCTCGAGCTGCCCGGAAGCCTGCGCCAAAGGCAGGGGCGTCCTCCAAAGCACCCCGCACAGGCCCCAGAGCCGCTCCCGCGACAGGGCAGTGGCCCATGGAGAAGCTTACCGTAGCCGAGCTGAAGGCGCTTGCGCAGGCGCTCAAGGTGCCGCTCAAGAGCGGCTACAGGAAGGCGGACATCATAAAGGCCCTCCGGATGCCGAAGACCCCGGCGAAGATCCCTCTCGGCAAGGGCGTGTCCGGGAGGAAGAGGGTGTCTTCCGCTCTCAAGGACAGGAAAGAGCCTGCTCCTGCTCTCCGCAAAGGCAAGCCCGCCAGGGCTGCGGCAGCCGGGAAGGCCGCAGGCATGACAGCCCCTCGAGTCCTGCGAAAGCCTGCATCCGTAAAAAAAGAGCCGCTCTTCAGGGAGCTCCCGAAGCTCATGGAAAAGCCTCCGGTGGAAGCGCCGCTGCCACGGTCAGGCGAGGACAAGATCGTCACCATGACAGTGACGCCGCGGCGGCTCTATCTCTATTGGGAAGTGTCCGAGGAGACGGTCGCGCGCCGCCCCGGCAATCTCAATATCAAGATCGTCGAGATGAAAAAGGGAGATGCCTTTTACCTGCCGGTGGACGAGCGGATCGGCGAGTATTTTGTTACGGTCAGCCCCGAGGGAGAGTATACTGCCGAGATCGGCGTGATCGACCGCAAGGGCGAGTTCGTCACCATGATCCCGCAGCAGAAGGGCAGGCCGCTCGTAGCAACGACCCCCCCCGAGAGAATGGCCGAGCCCCCGAAGAGGAGGATTGCAGTGAAAGCAGCGCCCGAGCCCGAGGCGCGGCCTGTCGGCGGACCTCCTGAGCCCGCTGCCGGGGAGAGGGAGAAGGGTCCCGCTCCTGTAAGGCCGCGGCCAGCGGACGAGGCGGGCGAGGCCGCCGGCCTGCCCGCTGAGTTCTTCGCGCTTGCCGTATCGGTGAGCTCCGGAGCTGCCGTTGCGCGCCGGCCCCGGCGCAGGCCGCAGAGAGAGGAGAAAGCGGCCCGGGCAGAAGGGCTGCCGGAAGAGTTCTTCGTGATACCCGAGGGAATCAGCTCGTACTGA
- a CDS encoding DUF502 domain-containing protein, with the protein MKRLTKYFFEGLLFLTPIVATVYVLFLIFSKIDHIFRFSIPGLGFLVTIAIVTAIGFLVSTFFAKGVVILIDKLFSRMPLTKLIYTSIKDLINAFVGEKKRFSKPVLVTLSPASSLQIIGFVTCESLETLALPGSVAVYIPQSYNFAGNLIVVPREQVTPIAADSGSVMAFIVSGGVTAP; encoded by the coding sequence ATGAAACGCCTTACCAAGTATTTCTTCGAGGGACTGCTGTTCCTCACGCCCATTGTCGCAACCGTCTATGTCCTGTTCCTCATCTTCTCGAAGATAGATCATATCTTCCGGTTCAGCATTCCGGGCCTCGGCTTTCTCGTCACGATCGCAATCGTGACGGCGATCGGATTCCTCGTCTCGACCTTTTTCGCGAAGGGCGTCGTCATACTGATCGATAAGCTCTTCAGCCGGATGCCGCTCACCAAGCTCATCTACACCTCGATCAAAGACCTGATCAACGCCTTCGTGGGCGAGAAGAAGCGGTTCAGCAAGCCGGTGCTGGTGACGCTCTCTCCGGCAAGCAGCCTCCAGATCATCGGCTTCGTCACCTGCGAGAGCCTCGAAACGCTCGCCCTGCCGGGAAGCGTAGCGGTCTACATCCCGCAGTCCTATAATTTCGCAGGGAACCTGATCGTAGTCCCCAGGGAGCAGGTGACGCCGATCGCCGCCGACAGCGGCAGTGTGATGGCCTTCATCGTGTCAGGAGGAGTAACGGCGCCGTAG
- a CDS encoding PPC domain-containing DNA-binding protein has protein sequence MNYQIGETGRIVVVRFEDGDTVLQGLGEIAKKENIQAGVFYLVGGMKSGRFVVGPEREEMPPVPVWRELNESHEIVGLGTIFWQGDEPKLHFHGAYAKRDNVKAGCMREGAQAFLVLEAIIMEIKGVTAARELDPVSGMVLLKV, from the coding sequence ATGAACTACCAGATCGGCGAGACCGGAAGGATCGTGGTGGTGCGGTTCGAGGATGGCGATACTGTCCTGCAGGGCCTGGGAGAGATCGCCAAAAAGGAGAATATACAGGCGGGCGTATTCTATCTCGTGGGAGGCATGAAGAGCGGCAGGTTCGTGGTAGGGCCGGAGAGAGAAGAGATGCCGCCGGTGCCGGTATGGCGCGAGCTGAACGAGAGCCACGAGATCGTCGGGCTCGGCACGATTTTCTGGCAGGGCGACGAGCCGAAGCTCCATTTCCACGGCGCCTATGCGAAGCGGGACAACGTAAAGGCCGGCTGCATGCGGGAGGGCGCACAGGCCTTCCTCGTCCTCGAAGCGATCATCATGGAGATCAAGGGAGTGACCGCGGCGAGGGAGCTCGACCCTGTGTCGGGAATGGTATTGCTGAAAGTCTAG